GCGACAGCGGCTGATGGCCTTGGCGGATCGGACCGGATTCAAGGCCAAGACCATCCAGGTCATGGACGGCAGCAAGCGGTCCGGCCACTCCAACGCCTTTTTCACCGGCTTCGGTCGATTCCGCCGGATCGTGCTCTTCGACACCCTGATCGAGCAGCTGTCGGAACAGGAACTGGAGGCCGTGCTGGCCCATGAAATCGGCCACTACAAGCTTGGACATATTCCCAAAATGTTGACCCTGTCCGCCGGCTTCGGACTGGTTTCCTTCGCGTTGTTGGCTTGGCTACTGCAAAGCCCGACGTTCATCGAGGCGTTTGGATTCCATTTCGCGGAAAGCGGCCCAGGCCCGGCCTTCCTGCTGTTTGCCCTGCTGGCCGGACTGTTCACATTCTGGCTTTCCCCGCTGATGAATCGCCTTTCCCGCAAACATGAGTATCAGGCCGATCGCTTCGCCCAAAAAAACGGTCCGGGCGCGGCGCCGATGATCAGCGCCTTGCGCAAGCTCAGTGAAAAAAATCTCTCCAACCTGACCCCGCACCCCCGCTACAGCGCCTTTCACTACTCCCATCCCACCCTGCTGGAACGGGAAGCGGCGTTATCCGTTCAAGTTGGTGACAGCTCGGCGTAAAGCCGGAGGTGACGACGACCCATGTGCTCCATATTGAATAAACGGGCATAGCGTTCCCGACTGGCCTGGGCAAACTGCTTGGCAATACGTCCATTGCTTAGGATTTCCAGAACCGAGGCCGCCAAGTGGGCTATGTCGCCCGGGGGTGACAATAATCCACTATGTTCATGGATGATCTGCTCAGGAATCCCCCCGCGGGCAAAGGCCGCGCAGGGCAGCCCGAGGGACATGGCTTCGAGGATGATCAAGGGGTGGTTGTCTGCCAGACTGGGATAGACCAGCACATCCGCTGCCCGCATGCAGCGGGCAAGATGTTTCTGATCCAGGTAGGGCAACTCAATACAATCCCCGGCGCGATGGATTGCATTTCCGCCCACTGCCAGAGCCACGGCCAGGGGTTCTTTCTGCTTGACGAGTTTCCAGATCCGCTCCCACAGGTGCCCACCCTTGTATATGGCCTGCCTGCCGCCATGGGCCACGAAAAGCATGACTTTTCCCGTAGGGTCGATGCCCATTTCCCGTTTGGCGGTCCGTTTCTCTTCGGATGATATGATGGACGCGGGAGCGAACATCTCCGGTACGGCGTTGGGTATGGTTTGGATTTGAGCCTGAGGATGGATTTCCCGGACCATGCGGGTCAACCAGGCGGAAGGAACGATCAGTTGCGGACGCAACGCTTCCAGCAACCGAAATACGGCTTGCCGGTGGTGGGCCGGAGCGGGCAGGTTTTGTGGACAGGTCTCCTGGCAACCGGTTTTCCAAAACCCGCAATTCAAGGGATAGGCGCAGCCTCCGGTGAGCAGTCGGCAGTCGTGGAGGGTGAGCACCAAGTGCTGTGTGGTGGCAAGAAAACCCTCCAGGCATGCAGGCCAATCAAATGAACCGTGGAGATGGATGACGGCTTTTCGACCCGAAGAGAGGGCTGGGAGTCGGACTTGCCCGGCAACGCTGGACGGTTGAAGGCATTGCCCGGTTGTGCCGCTGTCCTGGATCTCGTAGGAGCGGGACCCGGTGACGTCATGCTCCGCAAGCCAATCCATGAGATTCTGAACGGCTTGTGCCGTGCCGCCCTGAGATTGCAAGGTCGTGTGGTGATGGACCTGCATGCCGTCATCCCTGAAACGCCCAGTCCCGCAAGACCAGCTCAATGCTGGTCACGCCATTGAATTCGTTGAATTTTGGGGTATAGGCCAGCAGCATGCTTTTTCCCGTGATGCTTCGAGGCAGGTTTTCGGCCTGGTTCCAGGCCTTGGCCCGCATGGTCACCTCGGCCTCCGCGTCGCGCAGATCCAGAAAGACGTGCTCCGCGCCAACGGGTTTACGATTCCGCACGGTCACCGGGGGAGAGAGGAAAAGCGGCTTGGGGTTGTCCATACCAAACGGTGCCAGAAGTTCCAGTTCCTTGAGCAGGTCATAGTCGATCTCCCCAAACCCCAACGGAGCATCCAGCACCAGGGTGGGGGTGGGAGGGGTGTTGCCCAAGGCTTGGGAAACCACGGTATCAAAGGCTGCCTGAAAGGCCGGGAGATCGTCCCGGCGTAGTCGTAACCCGGCAGCCTGACTGTGGCCACCAAAGCCCTGGAGCAGGTGTTGGCAGGCCACAAGGCCATCGTAGAGCGAGAACTGCGGGATACTCCGCCCGGATCCCTTGAGATGGCCGGATTCGTGGTCCGTGAGGATGATGGCCGGACGGTAATGGGTTTCAGCGACCTTGGAAGCAATGATGCCGATGACGCCTTCGTGCCAGTGCGGGGCGTGCAGCACCAGCCCGAAACGGCCTTTCTGCTCCTGGGCCAGACGCAGGGCTTCCTCCTGGATTTCCCTGCCGACATTCCGGCGCTGGGTATTGTAGCCGTCCAGTTCCTTGGCCAGGCCTCTGGCCTCGACCAGATCCTGGGCCAGGAGCAGCCGCAGGGCGGTTTCGGCATGGCCCAGCCGACCGGCGGCATTGATCCGGGGAGCCAATCCAAAGCCGACCCGGTCCTCGTCCAGGACCGCGCCCGGTTTGTATCCGCAAACTTCCTTCAGGGCCACGACGCCGGGGCGTTTGCCTTCCTTAAGCATGGCTAGGCCGTTTTTGGCCAGAATCCTGTTTTGCCCGGTCAGTTCCACGATATCCGCAACGGTGCCCAAGGCCACCAAATCGAGAAATTGGCGCATGTCCAGGTGCTCGCCGGGGAGCATCCGGTTGAGCACAGCGGCCAGGAGAAAGGCCACACCCACTCCGGCCAGGTTGGGACAAGGGCATTCACCGATCTTGGGATTCATGATTGCGTCCGCAACTGGAAGATCGGGACCGGGCAGGTGGTGGTCGGAAACCACCACGGTCATGCCCAGTTCCTTGGCCCGTCCAACTTCCTGAAGCTGGCTGATGCCGCAATCCACAGTGACCAGCAAACCAGTGCCGCGATCGGCGAGGGTTTCAATTCCCGACGTGTTCAGGCCGTAGCCCTCGGTTTGCCGATGCGGAATGTGGTAGTCAGCGACAATACCCCGAGCCCGGAAAAACAACAGCAACAGCGCGGTGCTGGTGATCCCGTCCACATCGTAATCGCCCCAAACGGTCGGCTTCTTGCCCTGGGAAAGAGCCCTGGCAATGGTCTCCCCGGCATGCATCAAACCGCACCATTGATCTGGCAGGGCCAAATGGCGCAGTCCGGGATCTAAGAACAGATCCATTGCCTCAACGCTGCGCAGCCCTCTGGTCCAGAGCAGGCGAACCAGAAGTGGCGAAACGTCCAGGTCGGCAGCCAAGTCCAAAACGTGACGTTCCGCAGGCAACGAGGAACGAAATGTCCAGGCCTTGTCGGCAAAGGTAGGGAGCGTGTGCATGAAAGAGACGGCGGGCGACGTTCAGGCCGACCTGGAATCCTCGGTGAAGCCCATTCCCTGCAGAAACAGATCGGTTCGACTTGAGGCCAGCAAATCTGGAATCAGGGTTTGCCCAAGGTCTTCGGGCAAACGAAGCGTGCGCATGTCTCTGGCTGAAAGCTCCTCGTCCGGCCAGCCCCCCTCGTCATCCCGCGGGTCTGCCTGATGCCGCACCAGAACATCCACCAGACGAATCATTCTGGCCTGTAAAGCATAGCCCTCCGCCAGTTCAGGAGCATGGTGCCAGTTAATGGGTTCGGTCAGGGAAGGCGGTAAAAACCAGGACTTCAGGGTCATTGATCCGATCAAGGCATGGTCCAGCCCCCAATAGGCGTCCTCGGCAATGAACAGTGGGAGGTTCTTTGTTGCGCTGAGTTCGAGAATGACCCGCCAATCCTGGGGGCGGTAGAGAGCGATGATCACCTTGCCCAAGTCGTGCAGCAAACCAATGGTGAACAGTTCGCCCGGATCAATGTCCGGAGTGTGCGTTGCCATGATCTTGGCGGCGTGGCCCACGGTGACCTGGTGTCGCCAATGGTCAGCGACGTCAAACAGATCAGGGTCCAGGCGTCGTTCCAACGAACGGATATTCAACAGCAAAACCAGCCTGCGAATCTCTTTCAGCCCCAGAAGGATAACTGCTCGGTGGATCGAGCTGACCTGGGATTGCAATCCGTAGTATGCTGAATTGGCCATGGCCAGGATGCGGACGGTCAAGCCCTGGTCCTTTTCAATGATCCTTGCGATGTCCTCAAGCGAAGCCTTGGATTGTTCGCTGGTCAGCGTAAACAAGGCCTGGAACATCGTGGGAGAAACCGGGAGGTCGTGCTGAATCCCCGGTAACTCATTGAGAAATTTTTGCCCTCGTTCGTGAAAAGCCACCAAAGCTCCTTTATCTTCCTTGCATCACACCCCAAATGGCCGGCAAGGATGAAAGGCTCAGGACGCAACCAAGCCCTTGTTTTTGAGAAAAGCCATAAACTTGTTGGCTTCCGGCATATCCGGATTGATCTCCAAGGCCTTACGCAGCATTTCCAATGTATTGGGGATATCCTTGTGTTCCAAATAGAGCCGAGCAATATTGCAATAGAGATTCTCGTCGTTGTCCGAAAGCTCCAAGGCGCGTGCATAATAGGCCAAGGCCTGATC
This is a stretch of genomic DNA from Desulfonatronum thioautotrophicum. It encodes these proteins:
- a CDS encoding glycosyltransferase encodes the protein MQVHHHTTLQSQGGTAQAVQNLMDWLAEHDVTGSRSYEIQDSGTTGQCLQPSSVAGQVRLPALSSGRKAVIHLHGSFDWPACLEGFLATTQHLVLTLHDCRLLTGGCAYPLNCGFWKTGCQETCPQNLPAPAHHRQAVFRLLEALRPQLIVPSAWLTRMVREIHPQAQIQTIPNAVPEMFAPASIISSEEKRTAKREMGIDPTGKVMLFVAHGGRQAIYKGGHLWERIWKLVKQKEPLAVALAVGGNAIHRAGDCIELPYLDQKHLARCMRAADVLVYPSLADNHPLIILEAMSLGLPCAAFARGGIPEQIIHEHSGLLSPPGDIAHLAASVLEILSNGRIAKQFAQASRERYARLFNMEHMGRRHLRLYAELSPT
- a CDS encoding HDOD domain-containing protein produces the protein MAFHERGQKFLNELPGIQHDLPVSPTMFQALFTLTSEQSKASLEDIARIIEKDQGLTVRILAMANSAYYGLQSQVSSIHRAVILLGLKEIRRLVLLLNIRSLERRLDPDLFDVADHWRHQVTVGHAAKIMATHTPDIDPGELFTIGLLHDLGKVIIALYRPQDWRVILELSATKNLPLFIAEDAYWGLDHALIGSMTLKSWFLPPSLTEPINWHHAPELAEGYALQARMIRLVDVLVRHQADPRDDEGGWPDEELSARDMRTLRLPEDLGQTLIPDLLASSRTDLFLQGMGFTEDSRSA
- the recJ gene encoding single-stranded-DNA-specific exonuclease RecJ, with translation MHTLPTFADKAWTFRSSLPAERHVLDLAADLDVSPLLVRLLWTRGLRSVEAMDLFLDPGLRHLALPDQWCGLMHAGETIARALSQGKKPTVWGDYDVDGITSTALLLLFFRARGIVADYHIPHRQTEGYGLNTSGIETLADRGTGLLVTVDCGISQLQEVGRAKELGMTVVVSDHHLPGPDLPVADAIMNPKIGECPCPNLAGVGVAFLLAAVLNRMLPGEHLDMRQFLDLVALGTVADIVELTGQNRILAKNGLAMLKEGKRPGVVALKEVCGYKPGAVLDEDRVGFGLAPRINAAGRLGHAETALRLLLAQDLVEARGLAKELDGYNTQRRNVGREIQEEALRLAQEQKGRFGLVLHAPHWHEGVIGIIASKVAETHYRPAIILTDHESGHLKGSGRSIPQFSLYDGLVACQHLLQGFGGHSQAAGLRLRRDDLPAFQAAFDTVVSQALGNTPPTPTLVLDAPLGFGEIDYDLLKELELLAPFGMDNPKPLFLSPPVTVRNRKPVGAEHVFLDLRDAEAEVTMRAKAWNQAENLPRSITGKSMLLAYTPKFNEFNGVTSIELVLRDWAFQG